CAAGGAAGAATGGCTTCGAGCGCATCACGCTGAACTCGTCTCCTAGTTCGTCTTGAAGCTTCTTCTCGACGGCTTGGAGGTGCTCAGGCTCACCGACCATTAATACTTTCACAACAGGTTCTGTGACACCATCCATAAAGGAGTCTACTAATTTAATAGGTAGACCAGTTAGGTCAGATTCGATGGAGGTATAACGGTTGGCCTCTGCTGTTACGATCTCCTCACCCACGTAGGTGTGGATCTGCACGTTCTCACGCTTACTAATCTCTTCTAAGCGAGAAACCGCATCGATGCTTAACGTCTGGCTGAAGAATTCTTCGTTCGTCTGACAGTTGATAATTTTTCCTCCGTTAAAGGACAAGATAAAGCTTCCGTATTCCGCCAGAGAAAGCTCTTTGGCAAAGGGAACCATTCCATAGGTAGGTCGCCCTGATGCGAGTACGACTTTATCTCCTTGTTCTTGCACCTTCATTAAGGCCTGTTTATTGCGCTCTGAAATGCTGTGGTCATTTCCTAGTAAGGTATCGTCTAAGTCTAGAATAATCATTTGGTAAGACATCGCTGCATAATCCTCTCTTTATCTAGATTCATTTCGTATCTATTGTCATTTTACTAGAATTCTTAAGAAATAGGGATAGGTCTTTCCTTTGAAGTATAGGAATATTGTGGTTCAAAGCTGGTCTTATAGAGTTTATAGGATTGATAAAATATTGTGGTATTCGATTATTTCGTTTTCCGAAACAAATAAATTGACCATTCCTTACTTGAGGCGTATCTTTATATGCACGCTTCATTCTATCTAGGATAGATGCAATAAAGATTAAAATTTTAACATCCATTTATTCTATTAACGCATTATTAAGGAGAATTGATTATGGAAAACTATCAAGATCTTATACAAAAGCAGAAATCATTTTTCCGTACAGGAAAGACGAAAGACGTGCAGTATCGAATTGATACGTTAAATAAATTGAAAAATCTTATGAACTCTCATGAGCAGGAGATCCTGAATGCTCTAAAAGCGGACTTGAATAAACCTGAAGGAGAAACAAAGCGTGCAGAGATTGGGCTCGTCGTAGCGGAAATCAATCATATGATTGAGCATTTACCAACCTGGTCTACTCCACAAGAAGTAGAAACGCCATCAACCCATGCTGGTGCAACAAGCTATATTACACCTGAGCCTTATGGGACAGCGCTTGTCATTGCGCCTTGGAATTATCCCGTTCAATTGGCCGTTAAC
The nucleotide sequence above comes from Pontibacillus chungwhensis. Encoded proteins:
- a CDS encoding Cof-type HAD-IIB family hydrolase is translated as MSYQMIILDLDDTLLGNDHSISERNKQALMKVQEQGDKVVLASGRPTYGMVPFAKELSLAEYGSFILSFNGGKIINCQTNEEFFSQTLSIDAVSRLEEISKRENVQIHTYVGEEIVTAEANRYTSIESDLTGLPIKLVDSFMDGVTEPVVKVLMVGEPEHLQAVEKKLQDELGDEFSVMRSKPFFLEFTAKGITKGTSIEKLIDELGIKREEVIAMGDSYNDQEMIEFAGLGVAMGNAPEDIKEIADFVADTNVNDGVAQVVEKFLLKENSTYK